From a region of the Pongo pygmaeus isolate AG05252 chromosome 5, NHGRI_mPonPyg2-v2.0_pri, whole genome shotgun sequence genome:
- the MYCT1 gene encoding myc target protein 1 produces MANNTTSLGSPWPENFWEDLIMSFTVSMAIGLILGGFIWAVFICLSRRRRASAPISQWSSSRRSRSSYTHGLNRTGFYRHSGCERRSNLSLASLTFQRQASLEQANSFPRKSSFRASTFHPFLQCPPLPVETESQLVTLPSSNISPTISTSHSLSRPDYWSSNSLRVGLSTPPPPAYESIIKAFPDS; encoded by the coding sequence agGACCTTATCATGTCCTTCACCGTATCCATGGCAATCGGGCTGATACTTGGAGGATTTATTTGGGCTGTGTTCATTTGTCTGTCTCGAAGAAGAAGAGCCAGTGCTCCCATCTCACAGTGGAGTTCAAGCAGGAGATCTAGGTCTTCTTACACCCACGGCCTCAACAGAACTGGATTTTACCGCCACAGTGGCTGTGAACGTCGAAGCAACCTCAGCCTGGCCAGTCTCACTTTCCAGCGACAAGCTTCCCTGGAACAAGCAAATTCCTTTCCAAGAAAATCAAGTTTCAGAGCTTCTACTTTCCATCCCTTTCTGCAATGTCCACCACTTCCTGTGGAAACTGAGAGTCAGCTGGTGACTCTCCCTTCTTCCAATATCTCTCCCACCATCAGCACTTCCCACAGTCTGAGCCGTCCTGATTACTGGTCCAGTAACAGTCTTCGAGTGGGCCTTTCAACACCGCCCCCACCTGCCTATGAGTCCATCATCAAGGCGTTCCCAGATTCCTGA